The following are encoded in a window of Mycobacterium sp. ELW1 genomic DNA:
- the pyrR gene encoding bifunctional pyr operon transcriptional regulator/uracil phosphoribosyltransferase PyrR gives MGSTDRELMSDADVGRTVSRIAHQIIEKTALDGPDAPRVILLGIPTRGVTLANRLAAKIHEFSGVTVERGGLDITLYRDDLDFKPPRALEETSIPAGGIDGALVILVDDVLYTGRSVRSALDALRDIGRPTVVQLAVLVDRGHRELPLRADYVGKNVPTSRSENVKVRLVEDDGVEGIWIAPQGGPAR, from the coding sequence GTGGGCTCCACCGACCGCGAATTGATGTCCGATGCGGACGTCGGTAGAACCGTTTCCCGCATCGCCCACCAGATCATCGAGAAGACCGCTCTCGACGGCCCCGATGCGCCCCGCGTCATCCTCCTCGGCATCCCGACCCGGGGCGTCACCCTCGCGAACCGGCTGGCCGCCAAGATCCATGAATTCTCCGGCGTCACCGTCGAGCGCGGTGGCCTGGACATCACGCTCTACCGCGACGACCTGGACTTCAAGCCGCCCCGCGCGCTGGAGGAGACCTCCATCCCGGCCGGCGGAATCGACGGTGCCCTGGTGATCCTGGTCGACGACGTGCTGTACACCGGGCGCTCGGTCCGCTCGGCGCTGGATGCCCTGCGCGACATCGGCCGCCCCACCGTGGTGCAGCTGGCGGTCCTCGTCGACCGCGGGCACCGCGAGCTGCCGCTGCGGGCGGATTACGTGGGCAAGAACGTGCCCACCTCACGCAGCGAGAACGTCAAGGTGCGGCTGGTCGAAGACGACGGCGTGGAAGGTATCTGGATCGCACCGCAGGGAGGGCCCGCCAGATGA
- a CDS encoding transporter: MNTGTAIGSFVFAFVIVVIIGVLIGRMLRGWKQRARRQMDLLGELPALPDLLGSATVAPTRGLYIGSTLAPNWLERIAAGDLGYRSKAVLTGYPEGILLERSGATPIWIPHEAITAIRTERGLAGKVIPGGRSKSESPAGILAIRWRLPSGTEIDTGFRGDDRRDYARWTTTGEAA, translated from the coding sequence ATGAATACCGGTACGGCGATCGGATCGTTCGTCTTCGCGTTCGTGATCGTCGTCATCATCGGTGTGCTCATCGGCCGAATGCTGCGCGGCTGGAAGCAGCGCGCCCGGCGCCAGATGGATCTGCTCGGCGAGTTGCCCGCCCTGCCCGACCTGCTCGGCTCTGCCACCGTCGCGCCGACCCGCGGCCTCTATATCGGCAGTACGCTGGCACCCAATTGGCTGGAACGCATCGCCGCCGGTGACCTGGGCTACCGGTCCAAGGCGGTGTTGACCGGCTATCCCGAGGGCATCCTCCTCGAGCGTTCCGGGGCGACGCCGATCTGGATTCCGCACGAGGCCATCACCGCCATCCGTACCGAGCGCGGACTGGCGGGAAAGGTCATCCCCGGTGGCCGCAGCAAGTCCGAATCGCCGGCAGGCATTCTGGCGATTCGGTGGCGGCTGCCATCAGGTACCGAGATTGATACGGGCTTTCGCGGCGACGACCGCCGCGACTACGCCCGGTGGACGACAACAGGAGAAGCAGCGTGA
- the carA gene encoding glutamine-hydrolyzing carbamoyl-phosphate synthase small subunit: MTGKAHLILEDGRVYTGTEFGAVGETLGEAVFSTGMSGYQETLTDPSYHRQIVVATAPQIGNTGWNHEDAESRGDKIWVAGYVVRDPSPRASNWRATGTLEDELTRQGIVGIAGIDTRAVVRHLRTRGSMKAGVFSGPALADTEELLSRVRNQPSMLGADLAGQVSTDAVYTVSPVGAQRFTVAAIDLGIKTNTPRNFAKRGIATHVLPAGATFEQIADLRPDGVFLSNGPGDPATADHIVEVTRAVLGAGIPLFGICFGNQILGRALGRSTYKMVFGHRGINVPVIDHQTGTVAITAQNHGFALEGEAGERFDTDFGPAIVSHTCANDGVVEGIKLVDGRAFSVQYHPEAAAGPHDANYLFDQFIDLMAGEK, encoded by the coding sequence GTGACGGGTAAAGCCCATCTGATACTGGAGGACGGGCGGGTCTACACCGGTACCGAATTCGGTGCTGTCGGAGAGACTCTCGGCGAAGCGGTGTTCTCCACCGGGATGTCGGGGTATCAGGAGACCCTCACCGATCCCAGCTATCACCGCCAGATCGTGGTGGCCACCGCCCCGCAGATCGGCAACACCGGCTGGAACCACGAGGACGCCGAGAGTCGCGGCGACAAGATCTGGGTCGCCGGCTACGTCGTGCGCGACCCGTCGCCGCGGGCCTCGAACTGGCGCGCCACCGGGACACTCGAGGACGAACTCACCCGGCAGGGCATCGTCGGGATCGCCGGCATCGACACCCGCGCGGTGGTGCGCCACCTGCGCACCCGCGGCTCGATGAAGGCCGGCGTGTTCTCCGGCCCGGCGCTCGCCGATACCGAGGAATTGCTGAGCCGGGTCCGCAACCAGCCCTCGATGCTGGGCGCCGACCTAGCCGGCCAGGTGTCGACCGACGCGGTCTACACGGTCTCTCCCGTTGGCGCGCAACGCTTCACAGTCGCGGCCATCGACCTCGGCATCAAGACCAACACCCCGCGCAACTTCGCCAAACGCGGCATCGCCACCCACGTGCTCCCCGCCGGGGCGACGTTCGAGCAGATCGCCGACCTGCGGCCGGACGGGGTGTTCCTGTCCAACGGGCCCGGCGACCCGGCGACCGCCGACCACATCGTCGAGGTCACCCGCGCGGTGCTCGGCGCCGGAATCCCGCTGTTCGGCATCTGCTTCGGCAACCAGATCCTCGGCCGGGCGCTGGGCCGGTCCACCTACAAGATGGTGTTCGGGCACCGCGGCATCAACGTGCCGGTGATCGATCACCAGACCGGCACCGTCGCGATCACCGCACAGAACCACGGCTTCGCGCTGGAAGGCGAAGCCGGCGAACGGTTCGACACCGACTTCGGGCCGGCCATCGTCAGCCACACCTGCGCCAACGACGGCGTCGTCGAGGGCATCAAACTGGTTGACGGACGGGCCTTCTCGGTGCAATACCACCCGGAGGCCGCGGCAGGACCACATGACGCGAACTACCTGTTCGACCAATTCATCGACCTGATGGCGGGGGAGAAGTAG
- a CDS encoding aspartate carbamoyltransferase catalytic subunit, which yields MTIRHLLSAADLTRDEATAILDNADRFRQALLGREVKKLPTLRGRTIITMFYENSTRTRVSFEVAGKWMSADVINVSASGSSVAKGESLRDTALTLRAAGADALIIRHPASGAAQQLAEWTLEDDGTGPCVINAGDGTHEHPTQALLDALTLRQRLGDIEGRRVVIVGDILHSRVARSNVNLLATLGAEVVLVSPPTLLPVGVSDWPVTVSHDLDAELPGADAVMMLRVQAERMNGGFFPSEREYSIRYGLSDRRQAVLPGHAVVLHPGPMLRGMEISFAAADSSQSAVLQQVSNGVHVRMAVLFHLLVGTDEAVSV from the coding sequence ATGACGATCAGACACCTACTCTCGGCGGCCGACCTGACCCGCGACGAGGCCACCGCCATCCTGGACAACGCCGACCGGTTCCGGCAGGCGCTGCTCGGGCGCGAGGTCAAGAAGCTGCCGACGCTGCGCGGGCGCACGATCATCACGATGTTCTACGAGAACTCCACCCGCACCCGGGTGTCGTTCGAGGTGGCAGGCAAGTGGATGAGCGCCGACGTGATCAACGTCAGCGCCTCGGGATCCTCGGTGGCCAAGGGTGAATCCTTGCGGGACACCGCCCTGACGCTGCGCGCCGCCGGCGCCGACGCGCTGATCATCCGCCACCCGGCCTCCGGCGCCGCCCAACAGCTGGCCGAATGGACGCTGGAGGACGACGGCACCGGTCCCTGCGTCATCAACGCCGGGGACGGCACCCACGAGCATCCGACGCAGGCGCTGCTCGACGCGCTGACGCTGCGCCAGCGCCTCGGTGACATCGAAGGCCGCCGGGTGGTGATCGTCGGCGACATCCTGCACAGCAGGGTGGCCCGCTCCAACGTCAACCTGCTCGCCACCCTGGGCGCCGAAGTGGTGCTGGTGTCCCCGCCGACGCTGCTGCCGGTCGGGGTCTCCGACTGGCCGGTGACGGTGTCACACGATCTGGACGCCGAACTGCCCGGCGCCGACGCGGTGATGATGTTGCGAGTGCAGGCCGAACGCATGAACGGCGGATTCTTCCCCTCCGAGCGCGAGTACTCCATCCGCTACGGGCTGTCCGACCGCAGGCAGGCGGTGCTGCCCGGGCATGCGGTGGTGCTGCACCCCGGCCCCATGCTGCGTGGCATGGAGATCTCGTTCGCGGCCGCGGACTCGTCGCAATCAGCTGTGCTGCAACAGGTTTCCAATGGTGTGCATGTCCGGATGGCAGTGTTGTTCCATCTGCTGGTCGGCACGGACGAGGCGGTGTCGGTATGA
- a CDS encoding dihydroorotase, which yields MSVLIKGVRLYGDGDQVDVLVADGQIAEIGPKLAVPDDADVIDATGQVLLPGFVDLHTHLREPGREYAEDIETGSAAAALGGYTAVFAMANTDPVADSPVVTDHVWRRGQQVGLVDVHPVGAVTVGLKGKQLTEMGLMAGGLAQVKLFSDDGVCVDDPLVMRRALEYATGLGVLIAQHAEEPRLTVGAVAHEGPNAARLGLAGWPRAAEESIVARDALLARDAGARVHICHASTAGTVEIIKWAKQQGISITAEVTPHHLLLDDGRLASYDGVNRVNPPLREAADAQALRQALADGVLDCVATDHAPHAEHEKCCEFSRARPGMLGLQTALSVVVETMVRTGLLDWRGVARVMSENPARIVGLDDQGRPLEVGEPANLVVVDPDATWVVEGAELASRSANTPFAAMTLPATVTATLLRGVVTARDGKSPA from the coding sequence ATGAGCGTGTTAATCAAGGGCGTGCGCCTCTACGGCGACGGCGATCAGGTCGACGTCCTGGTGGCCGACGGCCAGATCGCCGAGATCGGCCCGAAGCTTGCCGTCCCCGACGATGCCGACGTCATCGACGCCACCGGCCAGGTGCTGCTGCCCGGCTTCGTCGACCTGCACACCCACCTGCGTGAGCCGGGCCGCGAGTACGCCGAGGACATCGAAACCGGTTCGGCCGCTGCGGCTCTGGGCGGTTACACCGCGGTGTTCGCGATGGCCAACACCGACCCGGTGGCCGATAGCCCGGTGGTGACCGACCACGTGTGGCGGCGCGGTCAGCAGGTCGGCCTGGTCGACGTGCACCCGGTGGGAGCGGTGACGGTGGGCCTCAAGGGCAAGCAGCTCACCGAGATGGGCCTGATGGCAGGCGGGCTCGCCCAGGTCAAGTTGTTCTCCGACGACGGTGTGTGCGTGGACGATCCGCTGGTGATGCGCCGGGCGCTCGAGTACGCGACCGGCCTGGGTGTGCTGATCGCCCAGCATGCCGAAGAGCCCCGCCTCACCGTCGGTGCCGTCGCGCACGAAGGCCCCAACGCCGCGCGGCTCGGCCTGGCCGGCTGGCCGCGGGCCGCCGAAGAATCGATCGTCGCCCGGGACGCGCTGCTGGCCCGCGACGCCGGGGCCCGCGTGCACATCTGCCATGCGTCCACCGCCGGGACGGTCGAGATCATCAAATGGGCCAAGCAGCAAGGCATTTCGATCACCGCCGAGGTCACCCCGCACCACCTGCTGCTCGACGACGGCAGGCTCGCCAGCTACGACGGCGTGAACCGGGTCAACCCGCCGCTGCGCGAGGCCGCCGACGCCCAAGCCCTGCGCCAGGCGCTGGCCGACGGGGTGCTCGATTGTGTCGCCACCGATCACGCCCCGCACGCCGAGCACGAGAAGTGCTGTGAGTTCTCCCGCGCCCGGCCCGGCATGCTCGGTCTGCAGACCGCGCTGTCGGTGGTCGTCGAGACGATGGTGCGCACCGGCCTGCTGGACTGGCGCGGCGTCGCACGGGTGATGAGCGAGAACCCGGCCCGCATCGTCGGCCTCGACGACCAGGGCCGCCCACTGGAGGTGGGGGAGCCGGCCAACCTCGTCGTCGTCGATCCCGACGCCACCTGGGTGGTCGAGGGCGCCGAACTGGCCAGCCGCTCGGCCAACACCCCGTTCGCCGCGATGACGTTGCCGGCGACGGTCACCGCGACCTTGCTGCGCGGCGTGGTCACGGCGCGGGACGGGAAGAGCCCCGCATGA
- a CDS encoding serine hydrolase domain-containing protein gives MNLADNRTSVVQAVDSGLLAGAVTLAWQRGNMLQVNEIGYRDVEAGLPMQRDTIFRVASMTKPVTVAAAMALVEEGKLTLTDPVTRWLPELADMQVLVDPAGPLDRTVPTRRPITIDDLMTHRSGLAYVFSVLGPISRAYGRVSLRQDQDHWLAEIAQLPLVHQPGERLTYSQATDVLGIAISRIEGKPLHTVLAERIFEPLGMSDTGFFISPDKRARAATMYRLDPESGLQHDAMGPIPVTEPRFCQGGAGLVTTVDDYLRFARMLLGGGDVDGVRVLSPESVQSMRTDRLTAEQKQFPFLGLPFWVGRGFGLNLSVVTDPAKSGQLYGPGGLGTFSWPGAYGTWWQADPANDLILIYLIQNYPNMSAPAEAVAGNTSLAKLQSVQPKFVRRTYQALGI, from the coding sequence GTGAACCTCGCGGACAACCGCACCTCCGTCGTGCAGGCAGTCGATTCGGGACTACTGGCCGGGGCCGTCACCCTGGCCTGGCAGCGGGGAAACATGCTGCAGGTCAACGAGATCGGGTATCGCGACGTCGAAGCCGGTCTGCCGATGCAGCGCGACACGATCTTCCGGGTCGCTTCGATGACCAAGCCCGTGACGGTCGCGGCCGCGATGGCGCTCGTCGAAGAGGGCAAGCTCACACTGACCGATCCGGTCACCCGGTGGCTGCCCGAGCTGGCCGACATGCAGGTCCTGGTGGACCCGGCCGGCCCGCTGGACCGGACGGTGCCAACCCGCCGGCCGATCACGATCGACGACCTGATGACTCACCGCAGCGGGCTGGCCTACGTGTTCTCGGTGCTCGGCCCGATCAGCCGCGCCTACGGCCGGGTGTCGCTGCGCCAGGACCAGGATCACTGGCTCGCCGAGATCGCTCAGCTGCCGCTGGTGCACCAGCCCGGTGAGCGGCTCACCTACAGCCAGGCCACCGACGTGCTCGGCATCGCGATCTCCCGCATCGAGGGCAAACCGCTGCACACGGTCCTCGCCGAGCGGATCTTCGAGCCCCTGGGCATGTCCGACACCGGCTTCTTCATCTCCCCCGACAAGCGCGCCCGGGCCGCCACGATGTATCGCCTCGACCCCGAATCCGGCCTGCAGCACGACGCCATGGGGCCAATCCCGGTGACCGAGCCGCGGTTCTGTCAGGGCGGCGCCGGCCTGGTCACCACCGTCGACGACTACCTGCGCTTCGCCCGAATGCTGTTGGGCGGCGGTGACGTCGACGGGGTACGGGTCCTGTCGCCGGAGTCGGTGCAGTCGATGCGTACCGACAGGCTCACCGCGGAGCAGAAGCAGTTCCCGTTCCTGGGTCTTCCGTTCTGGGTGGGCCGTGGCTTCGGCTTGAACCTGTCGGTGGTGACCGATCCGGCGAAATCCGGCCAGTTGTACGGCCCCGGCGGGCTGGGCACGTTCAGCTGGCCCGGCGCGTACGGAACCTGGTGGCAGGCCGACCCGGCCAACGACCTGATCCTGATCTATCTGATCCAGAACTATCCGAACATGAGCGCGCCGGCCGAGGCGGTGGCCGGCAACACCTCGCTGGCCAAGTTGCAGTCGGTGCAGCCGAAGTTCGTCCGCCGTACCTACCAGGCGCTGGGCATCTAG